From Synoicihabitans lomoniglobus, the proteins below share one genomic window:
- a CDS encoding M48 family metallopeptidase, producing the protein MIRRLSSYSPLVILPLATIVLTLSGCYNVPVTGRNSVSLVDDKDINAKAAAEFEQVKKMHKLSRNPAQIKIVNHIGSRLSKTVFWDVPLAEWEFVVFQAPTTLNAFAMPGGKVAVFSGLIDFCENEDQLASVIAHEIAHVAARHTHERFSQGMLLSPLGAATSIGVGGAISGVGVYMPSVGSAVGGVTTAATQLAFDRGKELEADHIGLMYMAKAGYDPREAMKLLEKMEEREASSGAVGPPGWMANHPGFPQRQIQLMELMPEAIKIYENGETGATHTIIE; encoded by the coding sequence ATGATTCGCCGCCTTTCGTCCTACTCCCCGCTGGTCATTTTGCCGCTGGCCACGATCGTGCTGACGCTCTCCGGTTGTTACAATGTCCCCGTCACCGGTCGCAATTCGGTGAGTCTGGTCGACGACAAGGACATCAACGCCAAGGCCGCCGCCGAGTTCGAGCAGGTCAAGAAGATGCACAAGCTGTCGCGGAATCCCGCGCAGATCAAAATCGTCAATCACATCGGTTCGCGGCTCTCCAAAACGGTGTTTTGGGATGTGCCGCTCGCGGAATGGGAATTTGTGGTGTTTCAAGCCCCGACCACACTCAACGCGTTTGCCATGCCCGGGGGCAAAGTGGCGGTGTTTTCCGGTTTGATCGATTTTTGCGAAAACGAAGATCAGCTCGCCTCGGTTATCGCGCACGAAATCGCGCACGTGGCGGCGCGCCACACGCATGAACGTTTTTCCCAAGGCATGTTGCTCAGTCCGCTGGGGGCGGCGACCTCCATCGGCGTGGGCGGAGCCATCAGTGGCGTGGGCGTTTACATGCCCAGCGTCGGCAGCGCGGTCGGCGGGGTGACCACGGCGGCCACGCAGCTCGCCTTTGACCGGGGCAAGGAGCTCGAAGCCGATCACATCGGACTCATGTATATGGCCAAGGCGGGTTACGATCCGCGGGAGGCGATGAAACTTTTGGAGAAAATGGAGGAGCGGGAAGCGTCCAGCGGAGCGGTGGGCCCGCCCGGTTGGATGGCCAACCATCCCGGATTCCCCCAGCGTCAAATTCAGTTGATGGAGCTGATGCCCGAGGCCATTAAGATCTATGAGAACGGTGAAACCGGCGCCACCCACACGATCATTGAATAA